One Rhizoctonia solani chromosome 2, complete sequence DNA segment encodes these proteins:
- a CDS encoding SET domain-containing protein: MASQRVISLLNWCKHHGIILFNINIVDGSTESQEDTSGISVFASSNLSHSDLVAKIPKHSIISRKTSRLLLDTPHSEASKDDVMELALVLAYELALGEQSAWAGYLQSLPREQVPVAALWDENEDKDSQHAWLWLQATETAREIHELSTGCTISQTISNFYYQVANPTLNQAGHKATLDDFRRAWSLVSSRSFRVDSYHGLAMVPIADAFNHIGENQVHIETDFDVCPICGSLQSCPHDEEEIQGSSNLTEGKTVLENTCDMVMNAPVSTGDEIFNSYDTSLPNSTLLARYGFILEGNEHDYVSWDTTHLPPSMQGCTASLLEELAGTWTEELLNASSLVYDFRNPFGSSVHTDSTLYVQGPAHRVPRYRINSDGLVTIELWVTAAVCSVKATSDNDLGLISKSSLGRLATTQVAVENNEDVDLDPDNLATTLLQLRILANLLQNLCRSRLEGMYMPELSISECGDLLDSLPATMVRSRMAVSQALSERATLIACRDGWDGLIASLEDISLD; the protein is encoded by the exons ATGGCTTCCCAGCGAGTTATAAGCTTACTTAATTGGTGTAAACATCACGGAATTATTTTATTCAATATTAATATTGTTGATGGCTCGACCGAATCTCAGGAAGACACATCTGGTATCAGTGTTTTTGCGAGTAGTAACCTGAGTCATTCAGATCTGG TGGCTAAAATCCCCAAACACAGCATTATATCGCGAAAAACATCGCGGCTCTTATTGGACACACCTCATTCTGAGGCTAGTAAAGACGATGTGATGGAACTCGCGCTTGTATTGGCTTATGAGCT GGCGCTCGGTGAACAATCTGCATGGGCCGGGTACCTTCAATCGCTTCCACGTGAACAGGTGCCTGTTGCGGCCCTTTGGGATGAAAACGAAGACAAGGATTCTCAGCATGCATGGCTGTGGCTTCAGGCCACTGAAACGGCCCGAGAAATTCATGAAttgagtactggatgcacGATCTCG CAAACCATATCTAATTTTTACTACCAAGTTGCCAATCCGACTCTGAACCAAGCAGGTCACAAGGCGACACTTGACGATTTTCGGCGAGCTTGGTCACTTGTTTCATCCCGATCCTTTAGGGTAGACTCTTACCATGGCCTTGCCATGGTGCCCATCGCAGATGC TTTTAACCACATCGGAGAAAACCAGGTACATATTGAG ACTGACTTTGATGTCTGTCCCATTTGCGGATCGCTCCAATCTTGTCCTCATGACGAAGAGGAGATTCAAGGGAGCTCCAATCTCACTGAAGGAAAAACGGTCCTAGAGAACACTTGCGATATGGTTATGAACGCTCCGGTCTCAACTGGAGACGAAATATTCAATAGTTACGACACGAGCCTGCCCAATTCGACGCTTCTCGCTCGCTACGGCTTCATCCTCGAAGGGAACGAGCATGACTACGTAAGCTGGGATACCACGCACCTGCCTCCAAGTATGCAGGGCTGCACTGCTTCACTTTTAGAAGAACTCGCTGGAACCTGGACTGAGGAACTATTGAATGCATCGTCCCTAGTGTACGACTTCCGGAATCCTTTTGGATCGTCGGTTCATACCGACTCCACCCTGTATGTCCAAGGCCCCGCCCATCGAGTACCTCGCTACCGGATCAATTCAGATGGGCTTGTCACGATTGAGCTCTGGGTGACGGCTGCAGTGTGTTCTGTGAAGGCGACAAGTGACAATGATTTAGGTTTAATTTCCAAATCTTCGCTGGGGCGCCTTGCTACGACACAAGTCGCTGTCGAGAACAATGAGGATGTTGATTTGGACCCCGATAACTTGGCCACCACATTGTTGCAATTACGGATTCTCGCGAACCTGCTGCAGAACCTGTGTCGAAGTCGCCTAGAGGGAATGTACATGCCTGAACTTTCTATTTCCGAATGCGGCGACTTGCTAGAT AGCCTGCCGGCCACTATGGTGCGATCTCGGATGGCCGTTTCACAGGCATTGAGCGAGCGCGCCACGCTGATCGCTTGTAGAGATGGGTGGGACGGCTTGATTGCGAGTCTCGAGGACATTAGTTTAGATTGA
- a CDS encoding gamma-tubulin complex component 5: MPSINSSLASLVQHLVPQSRGDEPLRAELVEACQEILRSHIGQSRETDIMHLGNLIKRQLQHSSHVSPATAVRFSNLFARLQDQSILNRKHASLLFLHSLSSTNPTSPGDSVPQLLPLLAPPRPSSRATNGTRSRADSISPTAIVPPQMAFPAGVKPRSKAEILKEYRTKAGRSHLPEDLLLRDVLYLLQGISGKYVRFDNSKSKDEQYVVFVEDGAHSIPPPTRTLIHRLSELGYLFTRVSEFVQLKAGKPTVGLIEQSLCHHLQQQLTEYYRLLAVLEAQAQASPHGPTLESTEDNGLTLRRLLVWTDEWRLRLRMMSVCVENCSDAHGGTLINLIHAYTDNGDPFVRNFTDLLLEEVSKPFFISLHRWLFSGELHDPFNEFFVSSNPELAHHHYMNGANGLGEGAFAGLSGDELDVALLSADAGQSSAFGGLRLWKSKYQFKKEKLPSFVGEAFGRKIFSTGKSLNFIRYNCHDNDWIETRNKLNGFGSVLKYSDIAGLEHSIDTAFQIASQRLFDIFLVKFKLMDHLLALKQYLMLGHGDFADQLMEALGPNLSRPANTLYRHNLTATLDTAIERSNARFDSTDIIRRLDARMLEYSHGEIGWDVFTLEYKVDAPLDTVLDPESMRKYMTLFQHLWQMRRVDVTLTQGWARLASASKTIARVPELQSSWHQVRIVLAEMIHFIRQMQSFSHLEVIDVSWKRLVEFTRKKEGDLDALIDAHQTYLERIEKKVLLISSKSGREESVLNQVREAFQTILQFREATDAFHNHTLAEAARRDSERDGHRGVYTTIGNEDIGRYTRDNAESLPRILRRVEQYSRTFSDLAMSIVVALNTHSDYECRFLGVRLSFSDFYRLKRERQLAAANGDGR; the protein is encoded by the exons ATGCCCTCCATAAACAGCTCGCTTGCGAGCTTGGTGCAACATCTTGTGCCCCAGTCAAGAGGAGACGAGCCATTACGCGCTGAACTGGTGGAGGCATGTCAGGAGATACTGAGAAG TCACATAGGCCAAAGCCGCGAAACGGATATCATGCATCTCGGCAACTTGATTAAACGACAGC TTCAGCACTCTTCCCATGTCTCTCCTGCCACGGCAGTTCGTTTCTCTAACCTCTTTGCTCGCTTGCAAGACCAA TCAATCCTCAACCGTAAACATGCATCTTTACTATTTTTGCATTCGTTGTCCTCCACAAATCCCACGTCACCTGGCGACTCTGTACCACAGCTCCTTCCACTACTTGCTCCTCCCAGGCCATCCTCTCGTGCGACGAATGGAACTAGATCAAGAGCGGATAGCATCAGCCCTACAGCAATTGTTCCTCCACAAATGGCCTTTCCGGCTGGCGTGAAACCTCGATCAAAAGCCGAAATATTAAAAGAATACAGGACTAAAGCTGGCCGCTCACATCTACCGGAGGATCTCTTGTTACGAGACGTTCTCTATCTCCTCCAGGGAATATCTGGGAAATATGTTCGTTTTGACAATAGTAAATCCAAAGATGAACAATACGTAGTTTTCGTAGAGGATGGG GCGCATAGTATTCCACCTCCGACTCGTACCCTGATTCACCGGCTGTCAGAACTGGGTTACTTATTCACTAGAGTTTCGGAGTTTGTCCAACTAAAAGCTGGTAAACCGACAGTTGGGCTAATTGAACAG AGTTTGTGCCACCATCTGCAACAACAGCTTACCGAATACTATCGACTTTTGGCGGTACTGGAAGCTCAGGCACAAGCATCTCCACATGGTCCGACACTCGAGTCTACTGAAGATAACGGTTTGACATTACGACGTCTTCTAGTGTGGACAGATGAGTGGAGGCTTCGCCTGCGCATGATGAGCGTTTGTGTTGAAAATTGCTCGG ACGCGCATGGTGGTACATTGATCAACCTTATCCATGCGTACACCGATAATGGCGATCCTTTTGTGCGCAATTTTACTGATCTTCTACTGGAAGAG GTCTCCAAACCTTTTTTCATATCCTTACATAGATGGCTGTTTTCAGGAGAGTTACATGACCCATTTAACGAATTTTTCGTATCAAGTAACCCAGAGCTCGCGCATCATCACTACATGAACGGAGCTAATGGATTGGGCGAAGGTGCATTCGCTG GGCTTTCCGGAGACGAACTAGATGTCGCACTGCTATCGGCTGATGCGGGTCAATCGAGTGCGTTTGGAGGACTCCGATTGTGGAAAAGCAAGTACCAGTTTAAAAAGGAAAAGCTGCCTAGTTTCGTGGGTGAAGCATTTGGAAGAAAG ATATTCTCAACAGGCAAAAGCTTGAATTTCATTAGGTACAACTGCCACGATAACGACTGGATTGAGACTCGGAACAAACTTAATGGATTCGGCAGCG TATTGAAATACAGTGACATCGCCGGACTAGAGCATTCTATCGACACGGCATTTCAGATTGCAAGCCAGCGACTATTTGATATCTTCCTTGTAAAGTTTAAACTTATGGATCATCTCCTGGCACTCAAACAGTATCTAATGCTTGGCCATGGTGATTTCGCGGATCAACTTATGGAAGCCCTTGG TCCCAACCTGTCTCGTCCCGCAAATACGTTGTACAGGCACAATTTAACAGCCACTCTTGATACTGCCATTGAGCGCTCAAACGCTCGCTTTGATTCGACTGATATTATTCGACGTTTGGACGCACGGATGCTCGAATATTCTCACGGCGAAATAGGATGGGACGTTTTCACACTCGAGTACAAAGTAGATGCACCTCTGGACACGGTCCTCGATCCCGAGTCCATGCGCAAATATATGACGTTGTTCCAACACCTCTGGCAAATGCGACGTGTGGATGTGACTCTGACACAAGGTTGGGCAAGGCTGGCTAGCGCCTCAAAGACAATTGCCCGGGTTCCTG AATTACAAAGTTCGTGGCATCAAGTCCGTATAGTGTTGGCAGAAATGATACATTTTATACGCCAAATGCAATCGTTCTCACACCTCGAGGTTATCGATGTTTCGTGGAAGCGTCTTGTCGAGTTTACTCGTAAAAAGGAAGGTGATTTGGACGCTTTGATTGACGCGCACCAAACATACCTTGAGCGTATCGAGAAAAAGGTCTTGTTGATTAGTTCCAAGAGTGGGAGAGAG GAATCGGTACTCAATCAGGTTCGAGAGGCTTTTCAGACTATTCTTCAATTCAGGGAAGCCACG GACGCATTCCACAACCACACTTTGGCGGAAGCTGCACGACGTGACAGTGAACGCGATGGGCATAGA GGAGTGTATACAACTATTGGTAACGAGGATATTGGAAGGTATACACGAGACAACGCCGAGTCGCTACCCCGAATTCTCAGACGAGTTGAACAATACTCCCGCACCTTCTCTGATTTGGCCATGTCGATTGTAGTTGCACTCAATACACACAGCGACTACGAATGTAGGTTTTTGGGAGTCCGTCTATCTTTCAGTGACTTTTACCGCCTCAAGCGCGAGCGTCAGCTGGCCGCTGCTAATGGTGACGGAAGATGA
- a CDS encoding GDP-mannose transporter 2 encodes MPSSPTQKSPSDGSGRYSSAPKDDVVELRKDLANKPDAEGWGVSAPPILCYCVASILMTVTNKFVLSGASFNMNFAFLAIQSITGVSCVVLAKKLGLINFRDFDKQDAKTWFPISFALVLVIYTGSKSLQYLSIPVYTIFKNLTIILIAYGEVLWFGGRVTALTLASFGLMVLSSVVAAWSDITTAFQNSFPEYAASPIFQIDPSKAHKNLANTGTGYLWMGFNCITTATYVLTMRKRIKSTGFKDWDTMFYNNLLSIPVLAIFSLLFEEWNQKNMDANFPPATRNVLLSLMAMSGAAAVFISYTTAWCVRVTSSTTYSMVGALNKLPVAASGMIFFGDPVNFSSVSAITIGFVAGVVYAIAKNNQAKAEKKAGPGSVESLPMHRRA; translated from the exons ATGCCTTCATCTCCCACTCAAAAATCTCCGAGCGATGGGTCTGGTAGATACTCATCAGCTCCTAAAGATGATGTTGTAGAGCTTAGAAAAGACCTGGCCAACAAGCCCGATGCCGAAGGCTGGGGTGTCTCTG CACCTCCAATTCTCTGCTACTGCGTGGCCAGTATCCTAATGACCGTCACCAATAAATTTGTCCTTTCAGGCGCCAGCTTCAATATGAACTTCGCCTTTTTGGCCATTCAGTCTATCACTGGTGTTAGTTGTGTGGTGTTAGCCAAGAAGCTGGGGCTAATCAACTTTCGCGATTTCGACAAACAAGATGCAAAAACTTGGTTTCCTATTAGCTTTGCTCTCGTGCTGGTGATTTACACAGGCAGCAAGAGTTTA CAATATCTCAGCATTCCCGTTTATACTATATTCAAGAACTTGACCATTATCCTGATT GCATATGGAGAAGTCCTTTGGTTTGGAGGCCGAGTAACGGCGCTGACCTTGGCTTCTTTTGGGTTAATG GTCCTGTCCTCGGTAGTTGCTGCCTGGTCCGATATCACTACAGCATTTCAGAATAGCTTCCCTGAATATGCTGCATCTCCTATCTTCCAAATTGATCCTAGCAAAGCTCATAAGAACCTTGCGAACACTGGCACAGGATATCTGTGGATGGGATTCAACTGCATTACTACTGCAACCTAC GTATTAAcgatgaggaagaggatcAAGTCTACTGGATTCAAGGATTGGGATACAATGTTCTATAATAACTTGCTGTCTATTCCTGTATTAGCCATATTCTCACTGCTATTCgaagaatggaaccagaagaatATGGATGCTAATTT CCCGCCTGCAACCCGCAACGTATTACTGAGTCTCATGGCTATGTCCGGAGCAGCAGCCGTGTTTATCTCATACACTACCGCCTGGTGTGTCCGAGTCACGAGTAGCACAACCTACAG TATGGTTGGAGCATTGAATAAACTTCCAGTAGCCGCCTCTGGCATGATCTTCTTTGGCGACCCTGTAAACTTTTCCTCGGTGTCAGCGATCACCATCGGATTCGTCGCCGGAGTCGTTTATGCCATCGCCAAAAATAACCAGGCAAAGGCCGAGAAGAAGGCCGGACCTGGTTCTGTGGAATCTTTACCTATGCATAGAAGGGCATAG
- a CDS encoding carbamoyl-phosphate synthase has translation MSGNLSTPKSALGGIASIPGTPIHTIHSMRRKGAGHHGPLTKLLVANRGEIAIRVFRTAHELAMHTVAIYSFEDRMSAHRQRADEAYQVGAGLTPVAAYLAQDDIVRIALEHGVDMIHPGYGFLSENASFARKVEEAGIAFIGPTPEVIDGLGDKTKARNIAVAAGVPVVPGTPGPVETYADAAMGGGGRGMRVVRSIEEFKDSFERAVSEAKSAFGDGTVFIERFLERPRHIEVQLLADGEGNCIHLFERDCSETRQAILNDALKIARYVKYRNAGTAEFLVDSQNRHYFIEINPRIQVEHTITEEITGLDIVSAQIQIAAGATLAQLGLTQEAITKRGFAIQCRITTEDPATGFQPDTGKIEVYRSAGGNGVRLDASSGFAGAQITPHYDSLLVKCSVSGATYEVARRKMLRALVEFRIRGVKTNIPFLFRLLTHDVFINGKTWTTFIDDTPELFKLVQTQNRAQKLLGYLGDLAVNGSSIKGQMGEPGLKQEIEIPKLANRDDPEGPPLDTSVPCEIGWRNIIVEKGPEAFAKAVREYPGVLIMDTTWRDAHQSLLATRLRTIDMANIAKETSWALANAYSLECWGGATFDVAMRFLYEDPWERLRTLRKLVPNIPFQALVRGANAVGYTSYPDNAIYEFSRKAVESGLDIFRVFDSLNYFENMRLGIDAAKKAGGVCEAVVCYSGDVADPKKTKYTLQYYLDFVDQLVNEGIHILCIKDMAGLLKPQAATMLVGAIRKKYPDLPIHVHSHDTAGISTASMIAAAAAGADIVDVAIDSMSGLTSQPSMGAVCAALEQTHLGTGIRYDDIQAINQYWSQIRLLYSCFEANVRASDSSVFEHEMPGGQYTNLMFQASQLGLGSQWAEIKKRYAEANELCGDVIKVTPSSKVVEDVIERAASLDFPSSVVEFFQGYLGQPVGGFPEPLRTNIIRDKPRIDGRPGATLQPLDLKQIKADLRAKFGKHINDADLVKYGDLSVLPTRFFLAKPEIGEEMHIQIEKGKTLIIRLMAIGSVDETRGLRDVWFEVNGEVRAVPIEDKSAATEAVRRERATSEPGSVGAPMSGVVVEVRVKEGQEVKKGDILCVQSAMKMESAVSAPVSGHIKRVVFQKVTA, from the exons ATGTCTGGAAATCTCAGCACGCCCAAGTCGGCGCTCGGCGGTATCGCCAGCATCCCCGGCACCCCTATTCATACCATTCACTCTATGCGCCGTAAAGGTGCGGGGCACCATGGTCCTCTGACCAAGCTGCTCGTCGCCAACCGTGGT GAAATCGCGATCCGTGTATTCAGAACCGCGCACGAACTCGCGATGCATACCGTTGCTATCTACTCTTTCGAAGATCGCATGTCTGCTCATAGGCAGCGCGCCGATGAGGCCTACCAAGTTGGTGCTGGATTGACTCCGGTTGCTGCCTATCTTGCTCAAGACGATATCGTCCGCATCGCTCTCGAGCATGGTGTCGATATGATCCATCCTGGATACGGTTTCCTGTCTGAAAACGCGAGCTTTGCGCGAAAAGTCGAAGAGGCTGGAATTGCCTTCATCGGACCCACACCCGAAGTCATCGATGGACTCGGTGATAAGACCAAGGCTCGCAACATCG CGGTTGCGGCTGGTGTTCCTGTTGTTCCCGGAACTCCCGGCCCGGTCGAAACTTATGCCGATG CCGCCATGGGTGGTGGAGGCCGTGGAATGCGTGTCGTCCGTTCCATTGAAGAGTTCAAGGATTCGTTTGAGCGTGCGGTCAGCGAAGCCAAGAGCGCTTTCGGTGACGGTACCGTCTTCATCGAACGTTTCCTCGAACGCCCAAGGCACATTGAAGTCCAGCTTTTGGCTGACGGAGAAGGCAACTGCATCCACTTGTTCGAGCGTGACTGCTCC GAAACCCGCCAGGCTATCTTGAACGACGCCCTCAAGATTGCTCGTTATGTCAAGTACCGCAATGCGGGCACAGCCGAGTTCCTCGTCGATTCACAAAACCGCCACTACTTTATCGAAATCAACCCCCGTATTCAGGTCGAGCATACAATCACTG AGGAGATTACCGGGCTTGATATTGTCTCTGCCCAAATCCAGATTGCTGCGGGTGCAACCCTCGCCCAGCTCGGTCTTACTCAAGAGGCCATCACCAAACGAGGCTTCGCCATCCAATGCCGTATTACTACTGAAGATCCGGCTACAGGCTTCCAACCAGACACCGGAAAGATCGAGGTATACCGCAGTGCTGGTGGTAACGGTGTTCGTCTCGATGCTAGCTCTGGCTTTGCAGGCGCCCAGATTACTCCTCATTATGACAGTTTGCTTGTCAAGTGCTCCGTCAGCGGTGCAACCTACGAGGTTGCCAGGCGCAAGATGCTCCGCGCACTGGTCGAATTCCGTATCCGTGGTGTCAAG ACCAACATTCCGTTCCTGTTCCGTCTGTTGACGCATGACGTCTTCATCAACGGCAAGACCTGGACCACC TTTATTGATGATACTCCAGAGCTCTTCAAGCTTGTCCAAACCCAGAACCGTGCTCAGAAACTTCTCGGCTACTTGGGCGATCTCGCTGTGAACGGCAGTTCGATCAAGGGCCAAATG GGAGAACCAGGTCTCAAGCAGGAGATCGAAATACCCAAGCTTGCCAACCGCGACGATCCCGAAGGACCCCCACTCGACACTTCAGTACCATGCGAGATCGGTTGGCGCAATATCATCGTTGAGAAAGGACCAGAAGCGTTTGCCAAGGCTGTCCGCGAGTACCCAGGTGTGCTGATCATGGACACTACCTGGCGTGATGCCCATCAGAGTTTGCTCGCCACTCGCCTCCGAACCATTGACATGGCCAACATTGCCAAGGAGACCAGCTGGGCGCTTGCTAATGCCTACTCTCTTGAATGCTGGGGTGGTGCGACATTTGATGTTGCGATGAGGTTCTTGTACGAAGATCCTTGGGAGCGTCTC CGTACTCTCAGGAAGCTCGTTCCCAACATTCCTTTCCAAGCCCTTGTGCGTGGTGCCAACGCCGTAGGATACACTAGCTACCC TGACAATGCTATCTACGAGTTCTCGCGCAAGGCCGTTGAGAGTGGTCTTGACATCTTCCGTGTCTTTGACTCGCTCAACTACTTTGAAAAT ATGCGTCTTGGTATCGACGCGGCGAAGAAGGCTGGCGGTGTCTGCGAGGCCGTCGTTTGCTACAGCGGTGACGTTGCCGACCCCAAGAAGACCAAGTACACCTTGCAATACTACCTCGACTTTGTTGATCAATTAGTTAACGAGGGCATCCACATTCTCTGCATCAAGGATATGGCTGGCTTGTTGAAGCCCCAGGCCGCAACTAT GCTTGTCGGAGCTATTCGCAAGAAGTACCCCGACCTCCCCATCCATGTTCACTCTCACGACACTGCGGGTATCTCCACTGCTAGCATGATCGCTGCTGCCGCTGCCGGTGCCGACATTGTTGACGTTGCCATTGATA GCATGTCCGGTTTAACCTCCCAGCCCTCGATGGGTGCTGTGTGCGCCGCCCTCGAGCAGACTCACCTCGGAACTGGTATCCGTTATGACGACATCCAGGCCATCAACCAGTACTGGAGCCAAATCCGCTTGCTGTACAGTTGCTTCGAGGCCAACGTTCGTGCTTCCGACTCCAGTGTGTTCGAACACGAGATGCCTGGAGGACAATACACCAACCTTATG TTCCAAGCGTCTCAGCTTGGATTGGGTAGCCAATGGGCGGAGATCAAGAAGAGATATGCGGAGGCCAATGAACTT TGCGgagatgtcatcaaggtcaCGCCATCGTCCAAGGTTGTTG AGGACGTCATCGAACGTGCTGCATCCCTTGATTTCCCCTCGTCTGTTGTCGAGTTCTTCCAAGGATACCTTGGCCAACCAGTCGGCGGGTTCCCAGAGCCGCTCCGTACCAACATTATTCGTGATAAGCCCCGTATCGACGGTCGCCCTGGTGCGACATTGCAGCCCCTTGACCTCAAGCAGATCAAGGCCGATTTGCGTGCCAAGTTTGGGAAGCACATTAATGATGCGGATCTCGTC AAGTACGGCGATTTGAG TGTTCTTCCTACCCGTTTCTTCCTTGCCAAACCTGAGATAGGCGAGGAAATGCACATCCAAATCGAAAAGGGCAAGACGCTCATCATCCGTCTCATGGCCATCGGAAGTGTGGACGAGACTCGCGGACTGCGCGACGTTTGGTTCGAGGTCAACGGAGAG GTTCGTGCCGTTCCCATCGAGGACAAGTCCGCTGCGACAGAGGCCGTGCGTCGTGAGAGGGCTACGTCAGAGCCTGGCTCGGTCGGAGCCCCGATGTCTGGTGTTGTCGTCGAGGTTCGGGTTAAGGAAGGCCAGGAGGTGAAGAAGGGAGACATCTTGTGTGTGCAGAGCGCCATGAAG ATGGAGAGCGCTGTTTCTGCGCCTGTTTCGGGACACATCAAGCGAGTTGTGTTTCAGAAGGTGACAGCCTGA
- a CDS encoding transcription factor Opi1, whose product MPTASDASPTTTSTDHMQATGIIDEHDADVLMAVQALGDMRSQGTAGSPLSPSRSDTSRLAQSQTMPVDSSMLLEDETRDQVVAINGDFVSRVSTLPLVTSMLSAYSQTKASSRVVKYGAQMVESSVKTISKPVMNRLPTAQLDEFACRQLDRLGQRYGRVESPRDDGLSPLPDENTRSSTPRSPDPGPPRGRSLERRTSNNSTTQMRSPTPSVRDDAIQPHHAAGSGVPIESDRQVANRSRWQTMLLEAGGIGAALSDESMKRLKYCLQWLQYATNRIDSQIAVLREFLDSLQPGAGTTGPLLPMHMDRDAPVSPAALARLSAVKRDVVATIRQAVDIVSRYAGGALPEPARGTVRSVLLNLPERWASAGHSANGEIDGPGHRRIVSGLSARAPYPPRTNTTGDSGVYSARPGPRPPPTAGTAAQAAQRVMTLATESLDMMRGVTGVVKDSLDRAEVWVDRLRVVGLQRGEQDADELMGPPPPPESNLGSSHQNGIPGTPALTSGSGSPRSLSIAAPLSPMSFPHSFRDALVHPRTQPPSVYSSYSSLPSSAAPSNAGSDTETDGDGDDDAANSIGHMSRKRRKGGGRGAKRLKDTTMTEANDVILPPLQMIDSQG is encoded by the exons ATGCCAACTGCTAGTGATGCATCTCCAACTACCACCTCTACCGACCACATGCAGGCGACTGGAATTATTGACGAGCATGATGCGGATGTGCTCATGGCCGTCCAGGCCCTCGGGGATATGAGGAGCCAGGGCACCGCAGGTTCGCCGCTCTCACCGAGCAGAAGTGATACAAGTAG GTTGGCTCAGTCACAGACCATGCCAGTCGACTCTAGCATGCTCCTCGAAGACGAGACACGGGACCAGGTCGTTGCAATTAATGGAGACTTTGTTTCCCGCGTTTCGACCCTGCCCCTCGTCACTTCGATGCTCAGTGCGTATTCACAGACCAAGGCGAGCTCTAGGGTAGTCAAG TACGGTGCGCAGATGGTTGAATCTTCAGTCAAGACGATAAGCAAGCCCGTCATGAACCGGCTGCCCACGGCTCAGTTGGACGAATTTGCCTGTCGCCAATTGGATAGA TTGGGACAACGTTATGGTCGAGTCGAGAGTCCTCGTGACGACGGTTTATCACCTCTTCCAGACGAGAACACTCGCAGTTCGACCCCTCGGTCTCCTGACCCAGGCCCTCCCAGGGGACGCAGCTTGGAGCGACGCACGTCAAACAATAGTACCACACAAATGAGATCCCCCACACCTTCTGTGCGTGATGATGCCATACAACCGCATCATGCAGCAGGATCTGGCGTGCCAATTGAATCGGATCGTCAAGTCGCGAACAGAAGCCGATGGCAAACTATGCTCTTGGAGGCGGGCGGAATTGGCGCAGCGCTCAGCGATGAGAGCATGAAACGCCTGAAATACTGTCTACAATGGCTGCAG TATGCTACCAATCGGATCGATAGCCAAATTGCCGTTTTGCGTGAGTTTCTAGATTCACTACAACCTGGAGCTGGTACAACCGGGCCGCTCTTGCCTATGCACATGGATAGAGACGCGCCTGTATCGCCGGCCGCACTCGCACGGTTGAGCGCCGTAAAGCGGGATGTGGTGGCCACGATCCGGCAAGCTGTGGATATTGTCAGTCGATATGCCGGTGGAGCGTTGCCCGAACCAGCCAGAGGAACCGTTCGCTCTGTTCTCTTGAATTTGCCCGAACGATGGGCCAGCGCCGGTCATTCTGCCAACGGAGAGATAGATGGACCTGGTCATAGACGAATTGTCTCGGGCTTGAGCGCTCGAGCGCCTtatccaccaaggacaaatacCACAGGCGACTCCGGCGTCTATTCGGCCCGCCCCGGGCCCCGGCCACCACCCACTGCCGGTACTGCTGCTCAAGCAGCACAACGCGTCATGACTCTCGCTACGGAGAGCCTCGACATGATGCGAGGTGTTACCGGAGTTGTCAAGGATAGTCTTGACCGTGCTGAAGTCTGGGTCGATCGTTTGCGCGTGGTCGGACTCCAACGTGGAGAGCAGGACGCGGATGAGCTAATGGGACCCCCTCCACCGCCCGAGTCGAACTTGGGTTCTTCGCACCAAAACGGGATTCCTGGAACTCCTGCACTCACGTCCGGGTCTGGATCCCCTCGATCACTCTCAATCGCGGCGCCGCTCTCGCCCATGTCTTTCCCACACTCGTTTAGGGACGCTTTGGTTCACCCGCGCACTCAACCTCCTTCGGTTTATTCGTCCTATTCATCCTTACCGTCCTCTGCTGCTCCTTCCAACGCCGGGAGCGATACGGAAACGGATGGTGACGGTGATGACGATGCAGCTAACAGCATTGGCCACATGAGCAGAAAGCGTCGCAAAGGAGGAGGGCGTGGTGCTAAGCGACTCAAggatactacaatgaccgaGGCAAATGATGTAATCTTGCCTCCTTTGCAGATGATCGACTCCCAAGGCTAA